DNA sequence from the Alkaliphilus metalliredigens QYMF genome:
CTTCATCGAATTCCCTCCCCTCTCATTTCACATGCTTTTCACTTTCTTAATTATGTCTATTCACCCCAATACTGAAATATTCAATTGTACAAGCAAATAAAATTCGTCCACTTCTATGAAATTGACTCCTATCCCAAATAAAACATTTCGATTTTCATCTCCACTGTTTCCATTACGTAAATAGCAAAGGGGCATCTATTTAGATGCCCCTTCTAGGTTTTACTTGTTTATCTCTTTAAATCCTTCACCCAGTACTTCATGAATGGTTGTCATCATGATAAATGCTTTGTCATCAATCTCATGAACAATCTTTTTCACCTTAGTCACTTGGGCCCTGTTGACCACACACATAAGCACTTCCCTCTTGTTCCCTGTGTAGAGCCCTCTTCCCTCCAATGCAGTCACACCTCTACCGATTTCTTGCATAATTTTCCGCCCAATTTCATCGGGCTTATTGGATATAATATAAAAAGCTTTTGAATAGCTTAATCCTTCCACAATAAAATCTGCAACCTTCACAACAGTATACAGTGCAATCACAGAATAGAGGGCTGTCTCAAGCCTCTTTTCTACAATACCTGCTGCAGCTACAATAATTAAATCTAGAATCATCATTAGCTTTGCAATACTTAGAGAGGGAATAAACTTATTAATCATGGCACCTGCTAAATCAGTTCCTCCTGTGGTCCCGCCAGTTCGAAAGACCAACCCAATACCAGCCCCCATAATGACCCCTCCGTAAATAGCCGAAAGTAGTAGGTCATCTGTAAACAGTGTACTTTGATTAAATATAATAATAAAAAATCTGATGAATGCAGAAAGCATAATTGTGGCATAGGCAGTTTTTGCTCCAAAGGCCTTTCCTAATAACATAATCCCGGCAATGAATAGTGGAATGTTAATCACTAAGTTTGTCACATCTATGGGTATCCCTGTTATTTTCTGAATAATGATAGCCAAACCAGTTACCCCACCAGGAGCAATGGTATTAGGTTCTAAGAAAAAAACCAAGCCTAGCGCCATTAATGCGACTCCTATTGTAATTCCTAAATAGTCCATTATATACTTTTCTTTTTTTGTCCCCATATTAAACACCTACTTATCCTTTAAAATAAAATCCAGCAAAAACTTAGGTAATATAAGCATTCGCTTGTATCTACTTGGTTCTTTTATTAAACGATAAAACCACTCTAATCCTACTTTTTGATAAAAAACAGGGGCTCTCTTAACAATTCCAGCCCATACGTCAATGCTTCCTCCAACTCCCATTGCAACCTTTACATTTAAATCCTGCTGGTATTTTTCAATCCATTTTTCTTGTTTGGGTGCCCCAAGTGCAACAAAAAGAATCTCCGCCTTCGATTGATTAATCTCTTCAATGAGCTCTTTATCCTCCGTTTCTTTAAAATAACCATCCCTGACACCAACAATTTTTAATTCAGGGTACTTTTTCATTAATTCTTCTCCTGCCTGTTGGGCTACTCCAGGCTTCCCACCCAATAAATAAATAGACTTCTTATACTCATTACAGTGTATCAATAAACCTTGGGCCAGCTCGATACCTGGCACCCGCTCTTTCAAACCCCTTGACTTCAATTTCGAGGCATAGATCAACCCAATTCCATCAGGGACAATCAGATCTGCCTTTTCCATTGCACCAAGTAACCCATGGTCTTCTCGAGCCATCATTACAATTTCTGGGTTTGGTGTAAAAACCATGCTACACCCGTGGGTTTCTGTTAGTACTACAACGGTTTTTATGGCACTATCCATTGTCACTTGGTCAATAGGTACCCCCAAAATTCTTACCCTTTTCCCCATACTACCTCTCTCCCTTCGCCAACAGTTGATTCACAATCTCTTCATTCATGGCCAATTTGTTCTTGAGTTTCATGA
Encoded proteins:
- a CDS encoding YitT family protein, with the protein product MGTKKEKYIMDYLGITIGVALMALGLVFFLEPNTIAPGGVTGLAIIIQKITGIPIDVTNLVINIPLFIAGIMLLGKAFGAKTAYATIMLSAFIRFFIIIFNQSTLFTDDLLLSAIYGGVIMGAGIGLVFRTGGTTGGTDLAGAMINKFIPSLSIAKLMMILDLIIVAAAGIVEKRLETALYSVIALYTVVKVADFIVEGLSYSKAFYIISNKPDEIGRKIMQEIGRGVTALEGRGLYTGNKREVLMCVVNRAQVTKVKKIVHEIDDKAFIMMTTIHEVLGEGFKEINK
- a CDS encoding WecB/TagA/CpsF family glycosyltransferase, with product MGKRVRILGVPIDQVTMDSAIKTVVVLTETHGCSMVFTPNPEIVMMAREDHGLLGAMEKADLIVPDGIGLIYASKLKSRGLKERVPGIELAQGLLIHCNEYKKSIYLLGGKPGVAQQAGEELMKKYPELKIVGVRDGYFKETEDKELIEEINQSKAEILFVALGAPKQEKWIEKYQQDLNVKVAMGVGGSIDVWAGIVKRAPVFYQKVGLEWFYRLIKEPSRYKRMLILPKFLLDFILKDK